Proteins found in one Zea mays cultivar B73 chromosome 1, Zm-B73-REFERENCE-NAM-5.0, whole genome shotgun sequence genomic segment:
- the LOC100382084 gene encoding protein PHOSPHATE STARVATION RESPONSE 1 isoform X1, with protein MRNFNLMQSQKSRVLGAMSSSLPILPNPLKGSFSRPHNPQHIPMLRQLPDDSMPLCIDTHQSASLHPRAGVIGVPYSGYTASPLDSVSNLDSQTMAAPFISQSSNFEALQSLSNNTPETHTKAAWFTSSMDVSPLNTDNIAASDVNQIQSIRPAMTSDESATQNDWWADIMNDDWKDILDATATDSHSKAMIQISNSATSLPAVNQSASSHSREICPVASPPNSSNASVAKQRMRWTPELHECFVDAVNQLGGSEKATPKGVLKLMKVDGLTIYHVKSHLQKYRTARYKPDLSEGTSEKRTATEELVLDLKTSMDLTEALRLQMEVQKRLHEQLEIQRKLQLRIEEQGKYLQMMFEKQSQSSTEKVQDPSSRDTTAKPSSNQSQSTNKDCGATMDPNGTGGIVRTAELGERSSELGVKQKLVEIEESGTEVATGDRSKISQEKRRKLQDS; from the exons ATGAGGAACTTTAATCTGATGCAGTCTCAAAAGAGCAGAGTTTTGGGagcaatgtcatcctctttgcctaTTCTGCCAAATCCTTTGAAAGGGAGCTTCTCAAGGCCTCATAACCCCCAGCATATTcctatgttgaggcagctgcctgaTGACTCTATGCCCTTGTGTATTGACACACATCAGTCTGCTAGTTTGCACCCAAGAGCTGGTGTTATCGGGGTACCATATTCAGGCTACACTGCTAGTCCACTTGATTCTGTGTCTAACCTTGATAGCCAGACAATGGCTGCACCCTTTATTTCTCAGTCATCCAATTTTGAAGCTCTCCAGTCTCTATCTAATAATACCCCAGAAACACACACTAAGGCAGCCTGGTTCACATCTTCTATGGATGTTTCACCACTCAACACAGATAATATTGCTGCTTCTGATGTTAATCAAATCCAGAGTATACGTCCTGCTATGACATCTGATGAGAGTGCTACACAAAACGATTGGTGGGCAGATATAATGAATGATGATTGGAAAGATATTCTTGACGCAACAGCTACTGATTCCCACTCAAAA GCCATGATTCAAATTTCCAACTCAGCTACATCACTACCTGCAGTAAATCAGTCAGCTTCATCTCATAGTAGGGAGATTTGTCCTGTTGCTAGTCCTCCCAATAGCAGCAATGCTTCAGTTGCCAAACAACGGATGAGATGGACCCCAGAACTCCATGAATGTTTTGTAGATGCTGTAAATCAGCTTGGCGGTAGCGAAA AAGCTACTCCTAAGGGTGTGCTAAAGCTTATGAAAGTTGATGGTTTGACTATATATCATGTCAAAAGCCACCTGCAG AAGTACCGCACAGCCCGCTATAAACCAGACCTGTCAGAAG GTACATCGGAAAAAAGGACAGCCACTGAAGAGCTGGTCCTGGACCTGAAAAC GAGCATGGATCTTACTGAAGCACTGCGCCTTCAGATGGAAGTCCAGAAACGGCTTCATGAACAGCTTGAG ATTCAGCGAAAATTGCAGTTGCGGATTGAAGAGCAAGGAAAGTATCTGCAGATGATGTTTGAAAAGCAGAGTCAATCGAGCACGGAGAAAGTCCAGGATCCATCCTCAAGGGATACAACAGCTAAACCGTCATCTAATCAGAGCCAGTCTACAAACAAGGATTGTGGTGCAACCATGGACCCAAATGGAACAGGAGGCATCGTACGGACTGCAGAACTGGGAGAACGTTCGTCTGAATTAGGTGTAAAACAGAAACTCGTAGAGATCGAAGAATCTGGTACCGAAGTAGCCACAGGCGACAGATCTAAGATCTCCCAAGAGAAGCGGCGCAAACTGCAAGATAGTTAA
- the LOC100382084 gene encoding protein PHOSPHATE STARVATION RESPONSE 1 isoform X2, whose product MSSSLPILPNPLKGSFSRPHNPQHIPMLRQLPDDSMPLCIDTHQSASLHPRAGVIGVPYSGYTASPLDSVSNLDSQTMAAPFISQSSNFEALQSLSNNTPETHTKAAWFTSSMDVSPLNTDNIAASDVNQIQSIRPAMTSDESATQNDWWADIMNDDWKDILDATATDSHSKAMIQISNSATSLPAVNQSASSHSREICPVASPPNSSNASVAKQRMRWTPELHECFVDAVNQLGGSEKATPKGVLKLMKVDGLTIYHVKSHLQKYRTARYKPDLSEGTSEKRTATEELVLDLKTSMDLTEALRLQMEVQKRLHEQLEIQRKLQLRIEEQGKYLQMMFEKQSQSSTEKVQDPSSRDTTAKPSSNQSQSTNKDCGATMDPNGTGGIVRTAELGERSSELGVKQKLVEIEESGTEVATGDRSKISQEKRRKLQDS is encoded by the exons atgtcatcctctttgcctaTTCTGCCAAATCCTTTGAAAGGGAGCTTCTCAAGGCCTCATAACCCCCAGCATATTcctatgttgaggcagctgcctgaTGACTCTATGCCCTTGTGTATTGACACACATCAGTCTGCTAGTTTGCACCCAAGAGCTGGTGTTATCGGGGTACCATATTCAGGCTACACTGCTAGTCCACTTGATTCTGTGTCTAACCTTGATAGCCAGACAATGGCTGCACCCTTTATTTCTCAGTCATCCAATTTTGAAGCTCTCCAGTCTCTATCTAATAATACCCCAGAAACACACACTAAGGCAGCCTGGTTCACATCTTCTATGGATGTTTCACCACTCAACACAGATAATATTGCTGCTTCTGATGTTAATCAAATCCAGAGTATACGTCCTGCTATGACATCTGATGAGAGTGCTACACAAAACGATTGGTGGGCAGATATAATGAATGATGATTGGAAAGATATTCTTGACGCAACAGCTACTGATTCCCACTCAAAA GCCATGATTCAAATTTCCAACTCAGCTACATCACTACCTGCAGTAAATCAGTCAGCTTCATCTCATAGTAGGGAGATTTGTCCTGTTGCTAGTCCTCCCAATAGCAGCAATGCTTCAGTTGCCAAACAACGGATGAGATGGACCCCAGAACTCCATGAATGTTTTGTAGATGCTGTAAATCAGCTTGGCGGTAGCGAAA AAGCTACTCCTAAGGGTGTGCTAAAGCTTATGAAAGTTGATGGTTTGACTATATATCATGTCAAAAGCCACCTGCAG AAGTACCGCACAGCCCGCTATAAACCAGACCTGTCAGAAG GTACATCGGAAAAAAGGACAGCCACTGAAGAGCTGGTCCTGGACCTGAAAAC GAGCATGGATCTTACTGAAGCACTGCGCCTTCAGATGGAAGTCCAGAAACGGCTTCATGAACAGCTTGAG ATTCAGCGAAAATTGCAGTTGCGGATTGAAGAGCAAGGAAAGTATCTGCAGATGATGTTTGAAAAGCAGAGTCAATCGAGCACGGAGAAAGTCCAGGATCCATCCTCAAGGGATACAACAGCTAAACCGTCATCTAATCAGAGCCAGTCTACAAACAAGGATTGTGGTGCAACCATGGACCCAAATGGAACAGGAGGCATCGTACGGACTGCAGAACTGGGAGAACGTTCGTCTGAATTAGGTGTAAAACAGAAACTCGTAGAGATCGAAGAATCTGGTACCGAAGTAGCCACAGGCGACAGATCTAAGATCTCCCAAGAGAAGCGGCGCAAACTGCAAGATAGTTAA